A single region of the Mycobacterium avium subsp. avium genome encodes:
- a CDS encoding NAD(P)H-dependent amine dehydrogenase family protein, with the protein MPIPVVQLGTGNVGIHALRALITDPQFELTGVWVSSDAKAGKDAAELAGLAQPTGVLASTDLDAVLATGPRCAVYNALADNRLPEALDDYRRVLAAGINIVGSGPVFLQYPWQVIPDELIKPLEEAAQQGNSSLYVNGIDPGFANDLLPLALAGTCQSIQQIRCMEIVDYATYDSAAVMFDVMGFGKPLDDVPMLLQPGVLSLAWGSVVRQLAAGLGVSLDEVTQQHVRVPAPEDFDIASGHIAKGTAAALRFEVFGMVDGRPVVVLEHVTRLREDLCPDWPQPAQHGGSYRIEVTGEPSYAMDICLSSRKGDHNHAGLVATAMRVVNAIPAVVAAPPGIVTTLDLPLITGRGLYRPE; encoded by the coding sequence ATGCCCATACCCGTCGTTCAGCTCGGCACCGGCAACGTCGGTATCCATGCGCTGCGGGCGCTGATCACGGATCCGCAATTCGAACTGACCGGCGTCTGGGTGTCCTCGGACGCCAAGGCCGGCAAAGACGCGGCAGAACTTGCCGGGCTGGCGCAGCCGACGGGGGTGCTCGCCAGCACCGACCTGGACGCGGTGCTGGCCACCGGACCGCGCTGCGCGGTGTACAACGCGCTGGCCGACAATCGGTTGCCCGAGGCGCTCGACGACTACCGGCGCGTCCTGGCCGCCGGCATCAACATCGTCGGCAGCGGTCCGGTCTTCTTGCAGTATCCGTGGCAGGTCATCCCCGACGAGCTGATCAAACCGCTGGAAGAGGCTGCGCAGCAAGGTAATTCGAGCCTGTATGTCAACGGCATCGATCCCGGCTTCGCCAACGACCTGCTGCCGCTGGCGCTCGCCGGCACCTGCCAGAGCATCCAGCAGATCCGGTGCATGGAGATCGTCGACTACGCGACCTACGACAGCGCCGCGGTCATGTTCGACGTGATGGGATTCGGTAAGCCGCTGGACGACGTCCCGATGCTGCTGCAGCCCGGCGTGCTCAGCCTCGCCTGGGGATCGGTGGTGCGGCAATTGGCGGCGGGACTGGGTGTTTCGCTCGACGAGGTCACCCAGCAGCACGTGCGGGTGCCCGCACCCGAAGACTTCGACATCGCGTCGGGTCACATCGCCAAGGGCACCGCCGCGGCGCTGCGCTTCGAGGTGTTCGGGATGGTCGACGGCCGTCCCGTCGTCGTTCTCGAACACGTCACCCGGCTGCGCGAGGACCTGTGCCCCGACTGGCCGCAGCCCGCGCAGCACGGCGGCTCCTACCGCATCGAGGTCACCGGCGAACCGTCGTATGCCATGGACATCTGCCTGAGCAGCCGCAAGGGCGATCACAACCACGCCGGCTTGGTGGCCACCGCGATGCGGGTGGTCAACGCGATCCCCGCGGTGGTGGCGGCCCCGCCGGGCATCGTCACGACGCTGGACCTGCCGCTGATCACCGGGCGCGGCCTCTACCGCCCGGAGTAA
- a CDS encoding Nramp family divalent metal transporter: MAQRTQGSLKGNWYLLGPAFVAAIAYVDPGNVAANVSAGSQYGYLLLWVIVAANVLAGLVQYLSAKLGLVTGRSLPATIGKRMSRPARLVYWVQAELVAIATDAAEVVGGAIALHILFGLPLLAGGLITGVVALLLLGIQDRRGQILFERVITGLLLVIAIGFAASFFVKTAPPEAVLSGLLPRFRGTESVLLAAAILGATVMPHAVYMHSGLVLDRHGHPDEGPHRRLLLRVTRWDVVLAMAVAGTVNAAMLLIAATNLQHRDVSASIEGAYAAIHNTLGATIAVMFAVGLLASGLASSSVGAYAGAMIMQGLLHRSIPMVVRRLITLCPALLILAVGYDTTRALVLSQVVLSFGIPFAVLPLIKLTSDRELMGSDANHRITTILGWGVGILISLLNMVLIWLTVTG, translated from the coding sequence TTGGCGCAGCGCACCCAGGGCTCGCTCAAGGGCAACTGGTACCTGCTCGGGCCCGCGTTCGTCGCCGCCATCGCCTACGTCGACCCGGGAAATGTCGCAGCCAACGTCAGCGCCGGCTCGCAATACGGCTACCTGCTGCTGTGGGTGATCGTGGCCGCCAACGTCCTGGCCGGCCTGGTGCAGTACCTGTCGGCCAAGCTCGGGCTGGTGACCGGGCGCTCCCTGCCCGCAACCATCGGCAAGCGAATGAGCCGTCCGGCACGGCTGGTCTATTGGGTTCAGGCCGAGCTGGTGGCCATCGCCACCGACGCGGCCGAGGTGGTCGGCGGGGCCATCGCCTTGCACATCCTGTTCGGGTTGCCGCTGCTGGCCGGTGGGCTGATCACCGGCGTGGTGGCGCTGCTGCTGTTGGGCATCCAGGACCGGCGCGGCCAGATCCTCTTCGAACGGGTCATCACCGGCCTGCTGCTGGTCATCGCGATCGGGTTCGCGGCCAGTTTCTTCGTCAAGACCGCGCCCCCGGAGGCGGTGCTGTCCGGGCTGCTCCCGAGGTTCCGCGGCACCGAGAGCGTGCTGCTGGCCGCCGCCATCCTGGGCGCCACCGTCATGCCGCATGCGGTGTACATGCATTCGGGGCTGGTCCTGGACCGGCACGGGCACCCCGACGAGGGGCCACACCGCCGCCTGCTGCTGCGCGTCACCCGCTGGGACGTGGTACTGGCGATGGCGGTGGCCGGCACCGTGAACGCCGCGATGCTGCTGATCGCCGCCACCAACCTGCAGCACCGCGACGTGAGCGCCTCAATCGAGGGCGCGTACGCCGCGATCCACAACACGCTGGGCGCGACCATCGCGGTGATGTTCGCCGTGGGGTTGCTCGCCTCCGGGCTGGCGTCGTCGTCGGTGGGTGCCTACGCCGGCGCCATGATCATGCAGGGGCTGCTGCACCGCTCGATTCCGATGGTGGTGCGCCGGTTGATCACGCTGTGCCCCGCGCTGCTGATCCTGGCGGTCGGATACGACACCACCCGCGCCCTGGTGCTGTCCCAGGTGGTGCTGTCGTTCGGGATACCGTTCGCGGTGCTGCCGTTGATCAAGCTGACCAGCGACCGCGAGCTGATGGGGTCCGACGCCAACCACCGCATCACGACGATCCTTGGCTGGGGCGTCGGCATCTTGATTAGTCTGCTGAACATGGTGCTCATCTGGCTGACGGTGACCGGCTGA
- a CDS encoding poly-gamma-glutamate hydrolase family protein, with protein MPARRHLYFAYGSNLCARQMAQRCPDAADPRPAVLADHDWLINQRGVATVEPLAGNQVHGVVWRISDGDLATLDSAEGVPVRYRRDRLTVHTDDGPAPAWVYIDHRVTPGPPRPGYLPKIVDGATQHGLPQRWIDFLRRWEPAGWPSPRATSPSNGIGPQSLSALLRVTGVTESSQLRSGFGFLAIHGGGLEEMTDVIAERAAAAAGASVYVVRHPAAYPHHLPSARFDPAESPRLAEFLDHVDVAVSLHGYGRDGRSTQLLAGGRNRALADHLARHVRLAGYRVITDLEDIPAELRGLHPANPVNRVRDGGVQLELSARVRGLSPRSPLPGDDGISPVTGALIQGLADAARCWSMSDH; from the coding sequence ATGCCGGCCCGCCGGCACCTCTACTTCGCATACGGGTCGAACCTGTGCGCACGGCAGATGGCGCAGCGCTGTCCCGACGCGGCCGATCCGCGGCCCGCGGTGCTGGCCGATCACGATTGGCTGATCAATCAGCGCGGCGTGGCCACCGTTGAACCGCTGGCCGGTAACCAGGTGCACGGCGTGGTGTGGCGGATCTCCGACGGCGACTTGGCGACCCTGGACAGCGCCGAGGGGGTGCCGGTGCGCTACCGGCGCGACCGGCTCACCGTGCACACCGATGACGGGCCGGCGCCGGCCTGGGTGTACATCGACCACCGGGTGACACCGGGCCCGCCGCGGCCGGGCTACCTGCCCAAGATCGTCGACGGCGCCACCCAGCACGGGTTGCCGCAACGCTGGATCGACTTCTTGCGCCGCTGGGAGCCCGCCGGCTGGCCCAGTCCGCGAGCCACGTCGCCTTCGAATGGGATTGGGCCGCAATCGCTTTCGGCACTGCTGCGTGTTACCGGCGTGACTGAGTCCAGCCAATTGCGTTCGGGCTTCGGGTTTTTGGCCATTCACGGCGGCGGGCTGGAAGAGATGACCGACGTGATCGCCGAACGCGCCGCCGCGGCCGCCGGCGCGTCGGTGTACGTGGTGCGCCATCCCGCCGCCTATCCGCATCACCTGCCGTCGGCCCGGTTCGACCCGGCCGAGTCGCCGCGGCTGGCCGAGTTCCTCGACCACGTCGACGTTGCGGTGTCGCTGCACGGGTATGGCCGCGACGGTCGCAGCACCCAACTGTTGGCCGGCGGCCGCAACCGGGCGCTGGCCGATCATTTGGCCCGGCACGTCCGGTTGGCCGGCTACCGGGTGATCACCGACCTCGAGGACATCCCCGCCGAATTGCGCGGCCTGCACCCGGCGAACCCGGTGAATCGGGTGCGTGACGGCGGAGTCCAGCTGGAGCTCTCGGCGCGGGTCCGCGGGCTCAGCCCGCGCAGCCCGCTGCCCGGCGACGACGGCATATCGCCGGTGACCGGCGCCCTGATCCAGGGGTTGGCGGATGCCGCCCGTTGTTGGTCAATGTCGGATCATTGA